CGATGTGGCCTGTGGCCGTGATCCGGGCGACTCCGTGACCGACGGAACGAAGGCCTGCCCGATCAGGTCGTCCTTGGAGCTGAAATTCTTCGCCCGTGCCGTTGACATTTACATGATGATTATCATATTTATGATCTATGATGATGCCTGTCATGAATATGAGCCCCACCAGGGAAGGGCAATGCCATGACCGCCATCCCATTCATCACCGGCGCCTCTGCCGGTATCGCAACCGCTTCTCGCGAAGGATTTGCGCGCCGTGGACGCTGGTCGGCTTCGGTCGCCCGTTCATCGCCAATCCCGATCTGGCGGAGCGACCGCAAGCCGGCGGCCGCTCGCGGCATTCATCCCGGCGACGCTCTATGGTGCGGGTATCGCGGACTATGCGGACATTGCAGCCGCAACATCGCCTTCCATCATCTGAACGCTGCGCCATCGACGCCGACATCAAGGTCTGGAGAACATCATGAGCACGCGTCACATCATCCTTGGCCATCCGGTCCGCACGGCGATCAGCGCCTATAACGGCGCGCTCAAAGGCGTGCCGGCAACCGACCTCGGGGCCATGGTCGTGCAGGAAGCCCTTCGACGCGCAGGGCTTTCAGGCGATGACATCGGCACCGTGGTGATGGGCAATGTCATCCAGGCCGGCAATCGGATGAATCCGGCCCGCCAGGCAGCCATCGGCGGCGGGCTTCCGGTTTCCGTGCCTGCGCTGACCGTCAACCGCGTCTGCGGCTCGGGCGCGCAGGCCATCCTGTCCGCCGCGCTGGAAATTGCCGCCGGCGACAGTGATGCCGCCATTGCCGGCGGCATGGAGAACATGGACCGGGCGCCATATCTGATGGATGGCGGTCGCTGGGGCTACCGGATGGGGCCGGCCCAGATCTTCGACAGCATGTTGACCGACGGGCTCAACGACGCCTTCTCCGGTCAGCATTCCGGCTGGCACACCGAAGACCTCGTGACCAGGCTCCAGATCACGCGTGAGGCGCAGGACGCCTTCGCCGCGCGGTCGCAGCAGCGCTTCGCCGCCGCACGTGATGCCGGGCGGTTCGCAGACGAGATCGTCGCGGTCGAAATCAAGGGTCGCAAGGGCAAGGAGCAATTCGCGGTCGATGAAGCCCCCCGCCCGGATACCACCATCGAGACGCTCGCCCGGCTGAAGCCCGCCTTCCGTCCGGACGGCACCATCACCGCCGGCAACGCGCCCGGGCTGAACAGCGCCGCCGCGGCGATGATCGTCGCCGAGCGCGGTTTTGCCGAGGCGAAGGGCATCGAGCCCATGGCCCGCCTTGCCGGCTATGGCGTCGCCGCCGTCGAACCCGGCCTGTTCGGGCTGGGCCCGGTGCCGGCGGTGCGCAAGGCGTTGAGCCGGGCCGGCTGGACACTCGGCGATATCGAGCGCATCGAGATCAACGAAGCCTTCGCGGCCGTGCCCATCGCCGTCGCCCGCGAGCTTGGCTTGCCCGAGGATATCATCAATGTCGAAGGCGGTGCCGTCGCACATGGTCACCCGATCGGTGCCACCGGCGCAATCCTTACCACCCGGCTGCTTTACGCCATGAAGCGTGACGGCATCCGGCGAGGCATCGTCACCCTCTGCATCGGCGGCGGCCAAGGAATTGCTCTGGCGCTGGAAACGCTCTGACCGGCGGCGTGGCCGCGTCGGTGATGTGATCCTCGGGATCACCACCGACACGGCCCACCGACCACCATCGGCCCATGTGGCAGATGCGGATCGTACCGGCGCTCAGCCCCGCAGCGCCCGCATCAACGTCATCGCTGTTCGACAATAACGATCTCTTCCGAGACGAGTCTGACCACAGAGGAC
Above is a window of Tistrella bauzanensis DNA encoding:
- a CDS encoding thiolase family protein, with product MSTRHIILGHPVRTAISAYNGALKGVPATDLGAMVVQEALRRAGLSGDDIGTVVMGNVIQAGNRMNPARQAAIGGGLPVSVPALTVNRVCGSGAQAILSAALEIAAGDSDAAIAGGMENMDRAPYLMDGGRWGYRMGPAQIFDSMLTDGLNDAFSGQHSGWHTEDLVTRLQITREAQDAFAARSQQRFAAARDAGRFADEIVAVEIKGRKGKEQFAVDEAPRPDTTIETLARLKPAFRPDGTITAGNAPGLNSAAAAMIVAERGFAEAKGIEPMARLAGYGVAAVEPGLFGLGPVPAVRKALSRAGWTLGDIERIEINEAFAAVPIAVARELGLPEDIINVEGGAVAHGHPIGATGAILTTRLLYAMKRDGIRRGIVTLCIGGGQGIALALETL